The following coding sequences are from one Arachis hypogaea cultivar Tifrunner chromosome 7, arahy.Tifrunner.gnm2.J5K5, whole genome shotgun sequence window:
- the LOC112703389 gene encoding tRNA (mnm(5)s(2)U34)-methyltransferase, chloroplastic isoform X2 — MSSLRFCFTSLTICSPRTLLAIPPQRINTFCCCAKPSRQNDFISEANALQSSPPSASPKHSPFFGMDDTLVSYLCGKKKATDLAHMVWKHVVQKGDTVLDATCGNGFDTLAMLNLVADDSRKGYVFALDIQKDALDSTSILLEESLNLDERQLVKLVNICHSKMEEVVPRNALVRLVAFNLGYLPGGKKEIITRPETTFLALEAAERILMPGGLISIVVYVGHPGGREELEAVETFAARMPVENWICCKLRMVNRPCAPVPIFLFRR; from the exons TAGATTCTGCTTCACTTCTCTTACAATATGCTCTCCCCGCACTCTCTTGGCCattccccctcaaaggatcaacaCCTTTTGTTGCTGCGCGAAACCCTCTAGGCAAAATGACTTCATTTCTGAGGCCAATGCCCTTCAATCTTCTCCTCCTTCTGCTTCGCCAAAACATTCTCCTTTTTTTG GAATGGATGATACTTTGGTGAGCTATCTGTGTGGCAAGAAGAAGGCAACAGACCTTGCTCACAT GGTATGGAAACATGTTGTCCAGAAGGGAGACACAGTCCTAGATGCCACTTGCGGCAACGGCTTTGACACCTTGGCAATGCTCAACTTGGTTGCTGATGATTCTCGAAAAGGTTATGTATTTGCATTGGATATTCAGAAAGATGCTTTAGATAGTACTTCTATCTTGCTTGAAGAATCACTAAATCTGGATGAG AGACAACTTGTCAAGCTAGTCAACATCTGTCATAGTAAAATGGAAGAAGTGGTTCCAAGGAATGCCTTGGTTAG GCTTGTTGCCTTCAACTTGGGTTATCTTCCTGGTggcaaaaaagaaataataacaaGGCCAGAAACAACTTTTCTGGCACTGGAAGCTGCAGAGAGAATTCTAATGCCAGGAGGGCTTATCAGTATTGTGGTTTATGTTGGGCACCCTGGTGGACG GGAGGAATTGGAGGCTGTTGAAACTTTTGCTGCGAGAATGCCTGTTGAGAATTGGATCTGCTGCAAGCTCCGAATGGTAAACCGACCGTGTGCTcctgtaccaatttttttattcCGAAGATAa
- the LOC112703389 gene encoding tRNA (mnm(5)s(2)U34)-methyltransferase, chloroplastic isoform X1: MSSLRFCFTSLTICSPRTLLAIPPQRINTFCCCAKPSRQNDFISEANALQSSPPSASPKHSPFFGMDDTLVSYLCGKKKATDLAHMVWKHVVQKGDTVLDATCGNGFDTLAMLNLVADDSRKGYVFALDIQKDALDSTSILLEESLNLDERQLVKLVNICHSKMEEVVPRNALVRLVAFNLGYLPGGKKEIITRPETTFLALEAAERILMPGGLISIVVYVGHPGGRKKALEQQISCLRVTLKSHVHAVETIIDVIIREELEAVETFAARMPVENWICCKLRMVNRPCAPVPIFLFRR; this comes from the exons TAGATTCTGCTTCACTTCTCTTACAATATGCTCTCCCCGCACTCTCTTGGCCattccccctcaaaggatcaacaCCTTTTGTTGCTGCGCGAAACCCTCTAGGCAAAATGACTTCATTTCTGAGGCCAATGCCCTTCAATCTTCTCCTCCTTCTGCTTCGCCAAAACATTCTCCTTTTTTTG GAATGGATGATACTTTGGTGAGCTATCTGTGTGGCAAGAAGAAGGCAACAGACCTTGCTCACAT GGTATGGAAACATGTTGTCCAGAAGGGAGACACAGTCCTAGATGCCACTTGCGGCAACGGCTTTGACACCTTGGCAATGCTCAACTTGGTTGCTGATGATTCTCGAAAAGGTTATGTATTTGCATTGGATATTCAGAAAGATGCTTTAGATAGTACTTCTATCTTGCTTGAAGAATCACTAAATCTGGATGAG AGACAACTTGTCAAGCTAGTCAACATCTGTCATAGTAAAATGGAAGAAGTGGTTCCAAGGAATGCCTTGGTTAG GCTTGTTGCCTTCAACTTGGGTTATCTTCCTGGTggcaaaaaagaaataataacaaGGCCAGAAACAACTTTTCTGGCACTGGAAGCTGCAGAGAGAATTCTAATGCCAGGAGGGCTTATCAGTATTGTGGTTTATGTTGGGCACCCTGGTGGACG AAAGAAAGCCTTGGAGCAACAAATAAGTTGTCTCCGTGTGACCTTAAAGTCACATGTTCATGCAGTGGAAACAATCATTGATGTAATTATCAG GGAGGAATTGGAGGCTGTTGAAACTTTTGCTGCGAGAATGCCTGTTGAGAATTGGATCTGCTGCAAGCTCCGAATGGTAAACCGACCGTGTGCTcctgtaccaatttttttattcCGAAGATAa